From a region of the Geothrix sp. 21YS21S-2 genome:
- a CDS encoding SirB1 family protein, translated as MSLHEFLQSDPECAHLLEGAVLAVGPMLGEEDATPVVRTVEAWADTLAGHMPLPWTIHGGIDALNTYLFQQVGLQGDRETYDDPANALLPKVLERKRGMPITLSVLWMEVARRLGFRAIGVGLPGHFITGIQLDMGTLYFDPFNGGRTVGEEDAAWLVEQSTGGRAVFHPSMLAPVPNRSILGRLVRNLHVRFVRTGNWDEAIWTATHLVLLNPGESTSYRDRAFVRFKRGETSQGMLDLQEAIRLSPEGDPELVQWLEKLQRD; from the coding sequence ATGTCCCTGCACGAATTCCTCCAGTCCGATCCGGAGTGCGCCCACCTCCTGGAGGGCGCCGTCCTGGCCGTGGGACCCATGCTGGGGGAGGAGGATGCCACCCCGGTGGTGAGGACGGTCGAGGCCTGGGCCGACACCCTGGCCGGGCACATGCCGCTGCCCTGGACGATCCACGGGGGCATCGACGCCCTCAACACCTACCTGTTCCAGCAGGTGGGCCTCCAGGGCGACCGGGAGACCTACGACGATCCGGCCAACGCCCTGCTCCCCAAGGTCCTCGAGCGCAAGCGGGGCATGCCCATCACGCTCTCCGTCCTCTGGATGGAGGTGGCGCGGCGCCTGGGCTTCCGGGCCATCGGCGTGGGGCTGCCGGGCCACTTCATCACCGGGATCCAGCTGGACATGGGCACCCTCTACTTCGATCCCTTCAACGGCGGCCGCACCGTGGGCGAGGAGGACGCGGCCTGGCTGGTGGAGCAGTCCACGGGGGGCCGGGCGGTCTTCCACCCCTCCATGCTGGCCCCCGTGCCCAACCGGTCCATCCTGGGCCGCCTCGTGCGCAACCTGCACGTGCGCTTCGTGCGCACCGGCAACTGGGACGAGGCCATCTGGACCGCCACGCACCTGGTCCTGCTCAACCCCGGGGAGAGCACGTCGTACCGGGACCGCGCCTTCGTGCGGTTCAAGCGGGGCGAGACGTCCCAGGGTATGCTCGATCTCCAGGAGGCCATCCGGCTGAGCCCCGAAGGGGACCCCGAGCTGGTCCA